From a region of the Narcine bancroftii isolate sNarBan1 chromosome 5, sNarBan1.hap1, whole genome shotgun sequence genome:
- the tada3l gene encoding transcriptional adapter 3 isoform X2 — protein sequence MSELKDCPLQFHDFKPVDHAKMCPRYAAVLSRSEDDGIGIEELDTLQLELETLLSSASRRLRILETETQILTDWQDKKGDKRLLKFGKEHEHGTPQKHGKPKKQKIDGKGSHGTGPGPGRPKSKNVQPKIQEYEFTDDPLDVPRIPKNDAPNRFWASVEPYCADITNEEIRILEDLLKPPEDEAEYYKIPPLGKHYSQRWAQEDLLEEQKEGARAAAEKKKGMLGALSELDSKDVDALLKKEQHDQPEDSSPFGPLTQRLLQALVEENIISPMEDSPIPEMTGKDAGTDGASTSPRSQSKAFSVPHTKSLEARIKEELIAQGLLDSEDRPTEDSEDEVLAELRKRQAELKALSTHNRAKKQELLR from the exons ATGAGTGAACTAAAAGATTGCCCACTGCAATTCCATGACTTCAAACCAGTGGACCATGCGAAGATGTGTCCACGCTATGCTGCTGTGCTATCTCGTTCGGAAGATGATGGGATTGGAATTGAGGAACTGGACACATTACAGTTGGAACTGGAGACGCTGTTGTCCTCAGCAAGTCGCCGATTACGCATCCTCGAGACGGAGACACAG ATCCTCACAGACTGGCAAGATAAAAAAGGAGATAAGAGACTGCTAAAATTTGGGAAAGAACACGAACATGGAACTCCACAGAAGCATGGAAAGCCCAAGAAGCAGAAAATAGATGGAAAAGGCAGCCATGGAACTGGGCCTGGCCCTGGGCGCCCTAAATCAAAAAATGTGCAGCCCAAAATACAGGAGTATGAATTTACAGATGATCCCTTGGATGTTCCCAGAATTCCAAAGAATGATGCTCCTAACAG ATTTTGGGCATCAGTGGAACCATATTGCGCTGATATAACCAATGAGGAGATACGTATCCTTGAGGATCTTTTGAAGCCTCCTGAAGATGAAGCAGAGTATTACAAG ATCCCTCCTCTGGGGAAACATTATTCTCAGCGTTGGGCACAAGAAGACCTACTGGAGGAGCAGAAAGAAGGCGCTCGTGCTGcagcagagaagaagaaaggCATGCTTGGAGCTTTATCTGAGCTGGACTCTAAAG ATGTGGACGCACTGCTCAAGAAAGAGCAACATGATCAGCCTGAAGATAGTTCTCCTTTTGGACCCCTCACACAGCGATTGCTCCAGGCTTTGGTGGAG GAGAACATTATTTCACCCATGGAAGATTCTCCTATTCCAGAGATGACAGGGAAGGATGCAGGTACTGATGGAGCAAGCACGTCTCCTCGAAGTCAGAGTAAGGCATTTAG TGTTCCTCACACAAAGTCTCTAGAAGCTCGAATTAAAGAAGAACTCATTGCGCAGGGTCTTTTGGATTCTGAGGATCGCCCAACTGAAGATTCGGAGGATGAAGTTCTAGCAGAACTCCGTAAACGTCAGGCAGAACTGAAAGCCCTCAGTACCCACAATCGTGCAAAGAAACAGGAGCTTCTCAGGTAG
- the tada3l gene encoding transcriptional adapter 3 isoform X1, giving the protein MSELKDCPLQFHDFKPVDHAKMCPRYAAVLSRSEDDGIGIEELDTLQLELETLLSSASRRLRILETETQILTDWQDKKGDKRLLKFGKEHEHGTPQKHGKPKKQKIDGKGSHGTGPGPGRPKSKNVQPKIQEYEFTDDPLDVPRIPKNDAPNRFWASVEPYCADITNEEIRILEDLLKPPEDEAEYYKIPPLGKHYSQRWAQEDLLEEQKEGARAAAEKKKGMLGALSELDSKDVDALLKKEQHDQPEDSSPFGPLTQRLLQALVEENIISPMEDSPIPEMTGKDAGTDGASTSPRSQSKAFSVPHTKSLEARIKEELIAQGLLDSEDRPTEDSEDEVLAELRKRQAELKALSTHNRAKKQELLRLAKEELKKQELRQRVRIADNEVMDAFRKIMAARQKKRTPTKKEKDQAWKALKERESILKLLDN; this is encoded by the exons ATGAGTGAACTAAAAGATTGCCCACTGCAATTCCATGACTTCAAACCAGTGGACCATGCGAAGATGTGTCCACGCTATGCTGCTGTGCTATCTCGTTCGGAAGATGATGGGATTGGAATTGAGGAACTGGACACATTACAGTTGGAACTGGAGACGCTGTTGTCCTCAGCAAGTCGCCGATTACGCATCCTCGAGACGGAGACACAG ATCCTCACAGACTGGCAAGATAAAAAAGGAGATAAGAGACTGCTAAAATTTGGGAAAGAACACGAACATGGAACTCCACAGAAGCATGGAAAGCCCAAGAAGCAGAAAATAGATGGAAAAGGCAGCCATGGAACTGGGCCTGGCCCTGGGCGCCCTAAATCAAAAAATGTGCAGCCCAAAATACAGGAGTATGAATTTACAGATGATCCCTTGGATGTTCCCAGAATTCCAAAGAATGATGCTCCTAACAG ATTTTGGGCATCAGTGGAACCATATTGCGCTGATATAACCAATGAGGAGATACGTATCCTTGAGGATCTTTTGAAGCCTCCTGAAGATGAAGCAGAGTATTACAAG ATCCCTCCTCTGGGGAAACATTATTCTCAGCGTTGGGCACAAGAAGACCTACTGGAGGAGCAGAAAGAAGGCGCTCGTGCTGcagcagagaagaagaaaggCATGCTTGGAGCTTTATCTGAGCTGGACTCTAAAG ATGTGGACGCACTGCTCAAGAAAGAGCAACATGATCAGCCTGAAGATAGTTCTCCTTTTGGACCCCTCACACAGCGATTGCTCCAGGCTTTGGTGGAG GAGAACATTATTTCACCCATGGAAGATTCTCCTATTCCAGAGATGACAGGGAAGGATGCAGGTACTGATGGAGCAAGCACGTCTCCTCGAAGTCAGAGTAAGGCATTTAG TGTTCCTCACACAAAGTCTCTAGAAGCTCGAATTAAAGAAGAACTCATTGCGCAGGGTCTTTTGGATTCTGAGGATCGCCCAACTGAAGATTCGGAGGATGAAGTTCTAGCAGAACTCCGTAAACGTCAGGCAGAACTGAAAGCCCTCAGTACCCACAATCGTGCAAAGAAACAGGAGCTTCTCAG ACTTGCCAAAGAGGAGTTAAAAAAACAGGAGTTACGGCAGCGAGTGAGGATAGCGGACAATGAAGTCATGGATGCCTTCCGGAAGATCATGGCAGCGCGTCAGAAAAAGCGCACACCTACAAAAAAAGAGAAGGATCAGGCATGGAAAGCACTGAAGGAAAGAGAGAGCATCTTGAAGTTGTTAGACAATTAA